Below is a genomic region from Nitrospinaceae bacterium.
CTTGATGTTCATCTCCGACCCTTCGACAACTTTTACCATTTTACCGGCATACTCCAACAGTGATCCTTCATCGGTTCCATAATAGGAATCCTTCACCGCCTTTTGAAACGCTTCATGAAGAACCGCGTATTGAAAGGCCTGCGGCGTTTGAATGCGCCACAGACCGCTTCGATCCACGGTCCTCGTCACAAACCCTTGGGCATCCGACTGCTTGATGGTGTCACTCACCGGAATCGCAGTGACGGCAGCACCGTATTTCTGCGCCGCATCGACAGCCCGTTCAATCATGTTCTTGTCAACAAACGGACGCACACCATCGTGAACGAGGACAACATCAGTATCCCGGTCCAGGACGCGAAAGCCGTTGTAGACCGAATCTTGCCGCTCTTTTCCACCGACGACGATGTTCTTTACAATCCTATAATCCTGCGACCATTTGTTTTTAGCGTCTTCGAAATCCTTTTCCGGCACAACGAGTGTCACCGAATCCACCGCTCCCGATGATTCAAACGCTTTTAGCGTATGGTGAAGAATGGGC
It encodes:
- the ispD gene encoding 2-C-methyl-D-erythritol 4-phosphate cytidylyltransferase, with product MKVSVIIPAAGQGTRMGSTIPKQFLLLNGRPILHHTLKAFESSGAVDSVTLVVPEKDFEDAKNKWSQDYRIVKNIVVGGKERQDSVYNGFRVLDRDTDVVLVHDGVRPFVDKNMIERAVDAAQKYGAAVTAIPVSDTIKQSDAQGFVTRTVDRSGLWRIQTPQAFQYAVLHEAFQKAVKDSYYGTDEGSLLEYAGKMVKVVEGSEMNIKITRKEDLILGEAILRSGTREG